In Solanum lycopersicum chromosome 5, SLM_r2.1, the following are encoded in one genomic region:
- the LOC101248778 gene encoding protein phosphatase 2C 37 yields MAGMCCGVNIAETEATTPVEPSSESARRRRMEIHQFRFVPTDVAAATQEKNGRKRHKIDKVIDNNKRQKLESSVTISLAVTDERNENEVLDLSESGSQSVEIEPDLPKYGMTSVCGRRRDMEDAVSIHPLFCKENSENSSNLHFFGVYDGHGCSHVAMKCKDRMHEIVKNEVEKEETQWKEAMIQSFSLMDKEVVNYSTSVLPSSTSGSNCRCELQTPQCDAVGSTAVVAVVTPDKIIVSNCGDSRAVLCRNGVAIPLSVDHKPDRPDELNRIQEAGGRVIYWDGARVLGVLAMSRAIGDNYLKPYVISEPEVTITDRTNEDECLILASDGLWDVVSNETACGVARMCLQSRRPPSPAGSPGNDITVTGAGESSDKACSDASILLTKLALARHSSDNVSVVVVDLRKNL; encoded by the exons ATGGCTGGAATGTGTTGTGGAGTTAATATAGCCGAAACTGAGGCTACTACACCAGTTGAGCCTAGTTCAGAATCTGCGAGGAGAAGAAGAATGGAAATTCATCAATTCCGTTTTGTACCTACCGATGTTGCAGCTGCAACACAGGAAAAAAATGGACGGAAAAGGCATAAGATTGACAAAGTTATTGATAATAACAAGAGGCAGAAATTGGAAAGCAGTGTAACGATTTCGTTGGCGGTAACTGATGAAAGGAATGAAAATGAAGTGTTGGATCTGTCTGAATCTGGTTCTCAATCTGTTGAAATTGAGCCTGATTTACCCAAATATGGGATGACTTCTGTATgtggaagaagaagagatatgGAAGATGCGGTTTCGATTCATCCTTTGTTTTGCAAAGAGAATAGTGAAAACTCAAGCAATTTACATTTCTTCGGTGTTTATGATGGCCATGGCTGTTCTCAT GTGGCGATGAAGTGTAAAGATCGAATGCACGAGATAGTGAAAAATGAGGTGGAGAAGGAAGAAACTCAATGGAAAGAAGCAATGATTCAGAGCTTTTCGTTAATGGATAAAGAAGTTGTTAATTATTCTACTAGCGTACTTCCATCTTCTACCTCAGGTTCCAATTGTAGATGCGAGCTTCAAACTCCACAGTGCGATGCCGTTGGATCAACTGCCGTCGTTGCCGTTGTAACTCCGGACAAAATCATCGTTTCCAATTGCGGTGATTCTCGTGCCGTCCTCTGTAGAAACGGCGTCGCTATTCCTCTTTCCGTTGATCATAAG CCGGATCGACCTGATGAATTGAATAGAATACAAGAAGCTGGTGGCCGTGTTATATATTGGGACGGAGCTAGAGTTCTCGGCGTTTTAGCAATGTCTCGAGCCATTG GTGACAATTATTTGAAACCATATGTTATATCTGAACCGGAGGTCACTATAACAGATCGAACCAACGAAGATGAGTGTTTGATATTAGCCAGTGATGGATTATGGGACGTGGTATCGAACGAGACCGCGTGTGGCGTGGCACGTATGTGTTTGCAATCGAGACGGCCACCGTCTCCGGCGGGATCGCCGGGAAATGATATTACGGTGACCGGCGCCGGAGAAAGCTCCGACAAGGCGTGTTCAGATGCATCAATTCTATTGACGAAATTAGCCTTGGCTAGGCATAGTAGTGATAATGTTAGTGTTGTTGTGGTGGATTTGAGAAAAAATCTATAA
- the LOC101248485 gene encoding uncharacterized protein has translation MCEGAIPKLGTTIHISALDGIINVNSLFTLAVFIGLAWNPHDQGNSLSQDSSCIAEPKVVEDLVAFHVYSFSCFLFSSLIALCLKQAIRLAKSAHFPTVFTVDLALINKTALRVGYLVSAAGSVLGSVFLMLGLINVVQIKLGILGCGSMHTYGAIIPLVIFVPLGLLIYVCTVFYAFTR, from the coding sequence ATGTGCGAGGGTGCTATCCCAAAACTCGGTACCACCATCCACATCTCCGCGCTCGATGGGATCATCAACGTTAACTCCCTTTTCACGCTAGCCGTGTTCATCGGGCTAGCTTGGAACCCACATGATCAAGGTAATAGTCTCTCTCAGGACTCGAGTTGTATCGCGGAGCCCAAGGTTGTGGAGGACCTTGTAGCCTTTCATGTGTACTCATTTAGTTGTTTCCTCTTTTCTAGCCTCATTGCCTTGTGTCTTAAGCAAGCTATTCGTCTGGCTAAGTCAGCACACTTCCCAACCGTCTTCACGGTTGACTTAGCCCTAATCAACAAAACCGCCCTACGGGTCGGGTACTTGGTCTCGGCTGCGGGATCGGTTCTCGGGTCGGTTTTTTTGATGCTAGGTTTGATCAATGTGGTTCAAATCAAACTTGGAATTTTGGGGTGTGGGAGTATGCATACTTATGGAGCTATTATTCCTCTTGTGATTTTTGTGCCATTAGGGCTACTTATTTATGTTTGTACTGTTTTTTATGCTTTCACTCGTTAA
- the LOC101248201 gene encoding AT-hook motif nuclear-localized protein 15-like: MANRWWAGNLSMNPKVEDKSNQLRSDKEQEFMNTTAAAAATATTNSSENPNEMSHEGEENIQSPEGLFSSGPSSSTHRAGRRPRGRPMGSKNKPKPPIVVTKETPNSLKSHVFEIKSESDIIETIAAFANRRGCGVSVLSGSGIVTNVTLRQPAAVTAAGAGGVITLHGRFEILSLSGAFLPAPNSPVGATGLTVYLAGSQGQVVGGNVVGELIASGPVIVIAASFTNATFERLPIVENDEEEVENNVNEGMQMDIPTTSGAGNVNSDNLQVDHPSPSTSIPMYNLATNVLPNDQMHHELFWTPPPSRPSPYS, from the coding sequence ATGGCAAATCGATGGTGGGCTGGAAATTTATCAATGAATCCAAAAGTAGAAGACAAATCAAATCAACTCCGCTCCGATAAAGAGCAGGAGTTCATGAATACAACCGCCGCCGCCGCCGCCACCGCCACCACCAACAGTAGTGAAAATCCAAATGAAATGAGTCATGAAGGGGAAGAGAATATACAGAGTCCCGAAGGTCTGTTTTCCTCTGGACCGTCCAGCTCTACGCATAGAGCTGGACGGCGACCCAGAGGAAGACCTATGGGCTCAAAAAATAAGCCCAAACCACCAATAGTAGTAACCAAAGAAACCCCAAATTCCCTCAAAAGTCACGTTTTCGAAATTAAATCCGAAAGCGATATAATCGAAACCATAGCCGCTTTTGCGAACCGCCGCGGATGCGGCGTGTCCGTGTTGAGCGGCAGCGGTATAGTAACGAATGTTACGTTACGCCAGCCGGCCGCGGTAACCGCGGCCGGAGCCGGAGGCGTAATTACGCTTCACGGTAGGTTCGAGATTTTGTCATTATCCGGCGCGTTTTTACCCGCGCCGAATAGTCCAGTTGGAGCAACTGGACTGACTGTGTACTTGGCCGGTAGCCAAGGACAAGTTGTTGGTGGAAATGTTGTTGGTGAATTGATAGCATCTGGTCCAGTTATTGTAATTGCTGCATCTTTTACAAATGCAACATTCGAAAGGTTACCGATTGtggagaatgatgaagaagaagtggAGAATAATGTAAATGAAGGGATGCAAATGGATATACCTACAACTTCAGGGGCTGGTAATGTAAATTCTGATAATTTGCAAGTTGATCATCCATCTCCTTCTACTTCTATTCCTATGTACAATTTAGCCACTAATGTTTTGCCTAATGACCAAATGCACCATGAACTTTTTTGGACTCCTCCTCCTTCAAGGCCTTCTCCATAtagttag
- the LOC101247920 gene encoding L-type lectin-domain containing receptor kinase S.4-like precursor (The RefSeq protein has 1 substitution compared to this genomic sequence): MAKQITLTLFLILCILPSRTVFSDEFVYNGFNGVEASNLTVNGVAQILKNGALKLTNETSRVVGHVFYKNPIKFKNSQYGKVSSFSTAFAFGIVPEYAKLGGHGFAFTISRSEEMKGALPSQYLGLLSSSNVGNFSNHVFAVEFDTVQDFEFGDISDNHVGIDLNDLKSNASVNASYFSEGSLSKQKLFLQSGKTIQAWIDYDSSRNLLNVSLSLSSTKPAFSILSFPVDLSLVFEEFMYVGFSASTGLLASSHYIFGWSFNMNGIAQSLNLDSLPFLPKTKKDQTILIVATAVSAVVFFAFGLILALYVIWKIKKIDVIEPWELEIGPHRFSYKELKKATRGFRDKELLGFGGFGRVYKGTLPKTNIVVAVKRIHHEAKQGLQEFVSEIATIGRLRHRNLVQLLGWCRRRGDLLLVYDFMSNGSLDKYIYDEPRVTLTWDQRFKVIKGVASGLLYLHEEWEQTVIHRDIKAGNVLLDSDMNGRLGDFGLAKLYEHGENPSTTRVVGTLGYLAPELTKTGKPTTSSDVFAFGALLLEVVCGRRPIEAKALPEELILVDWVWDKWNDGVILEVVDSRLNGEYDEMEAIMVLKLGLMCSNNTPSKRPSTRLVVRYLEGEVTLPETLAAPGEYDGKKGGTSGMELDDFIDSYPSSSYFEKVSTWSSAYDGEGDIDIEANSVAPLTDSGREDNR; encoded by the coding sequence ATGGCCAAACAAATTACGCTAACCCTTTTCTTGATTCTCTGTATTTTGCCGTCAAGAACAGTTTTTTCTGATGAATTTGTGTATAATGGCTTTAATGGGGTTGAAGCTAGTAATCTTACTGTAAATGGGGTTGCTCAGATTTTAAAGAATGGTGCTTTAAAGCTCACAAATGAAACATCTAGAGTTGTTGGTCATGTTTTTTACAAAAATCCAATTAAATTCAAGAATTCCCAATATGGTAAAGTTTCTTCCTTTTCTACTGCTTTTGCTTTTGGGATTGTTCCTGAATATGCTAAGTTAGGTGGGCATGGTTTTGCTTTTACAATCTCAAGGAGTGAAGAGATGAAAGGGGCTCTTCCTAGTCAGTATTTAGGTCTTTTAAGTTCAAGTAATGTAGGGAATTTTTCAAATCATGTATTTGCTGTTGAGTTTGATACTGTTCAAGATTTTGAATTTGGTGATATTAGTGATAATCATGTTGGTATTGATTTGAATGATTTGAAGTCTAATGCTTCAGTAAATGCTAGTTACTTCTCTGAAGGAAGTTTGAGTAAGCAGAAGCTTTTTCTTCAGAGTGGAAAGACAATTCAAGCTTGGATTGATTATGATTCAAGTAGAAATCTGTTGAATGTTTCACTTTCACTTTCTTCAACAAAACCAGCTTTTTCAATATTGTCCTTCCCTGTGGACCTTTCTCTAGTTTTTGAGGAATTTATGTATGTTGGATTTTCTGCTTCAACTGGTTTGCTTGCTAGTTCACATTATATATTTGGTTGGAGTTTCAATATGAATGGGATAGCACAATCTTTGAATCTTGATTCATTGCCTTTTCTCCCTAAGACTAAGAAGGATCAAACAATCTTGATTGTAGCTACCGCGGTATCGGCTGTTGTGTTTTTTGCATTTGGACTCATTTTAGCCTTGTATGTCATttggaaaatcaagaaaatagatgTGATTGAGCCTTGGGAACTTGAGATAGGTCCACATAGGTTTTCTTACAAGGAGTTAAAGAAGGCTACAAGGGGTTTTAGAGATAAAGAGTTACTCGGGTTTGGTGGATTTGGTCGAGTTTATAAAGGAACATTGCCTAAGACGAATATTGTTGTTGCTGTTAAGCGAATACATCATGAAGCAAAACAGGGTCTTCAAGAATTTGTGTCTGAAATCGCGACTATTGGTCGCCTTAGACATAGAAATTTGGTTCAGCTTTTAGGATGGTGTCGGCGAAGAGGTGATTTGTTACTTGTTTATGACTTTATGTCTAACGGAAGCTTAGATAAATACATTTACGATGAACCAAGAGTTACTTTAACTTGGGATCAGAGGTTCAAGGTTATTAAAGGTGTGGCTTCTGGTCTTTTGTATTTACATGAAGAATGGGAACAAACAGTGATCCATAGAGATATTAAAGCAGGGAATGTGTTGTTAGATTCCGATATGAATGGACGACTTGGAGATTTCGGACTTGCTAAGTTATATGAGCATGGAGAAAATCCTAGCACAACAAGAGTAGTCGGTACGTTGGGTTACTTAGCTCCAGAATTAACTAAGACCGGGAAGCCCACGACAAGTTCAGATGTTTTTGCCTTTGGTGCGTTGCTGCTAGAAGTTGTTTGTGGGAGGCGGCCGATTGAGGCAAAGGCATTGCCTGAGGAGTTAATCCTAGTGGATTGGGTATGGGATAAATGGAATGACGGTGTCATTCTTGAAGTGGTTGACTCGAGATTAAATGGCGAGTATGATGAGATGGAGGCCATAATGGTGCTTAAATTAGGACTCATGTGTTCAAATAATACACCATCTAAGAGACCTAGCACGAGGCTAGTGGTGAGATACTTGGAAGGGGAGGTGACACTCCCAGAGACGCTGGCAGCTCCCGGTGAATATGATGGAAAGAAGGGTGGTACTAGCGGTATGGAGTTAGACGACTTCATAGATTCCTATCCGTCTTCGTCTTATTTTGAGAAAGTAAGTACATGGTCATCAGCTTATGACGGTGAAGGCGATATTGATATTGAAGCTAATTCAGTAACGCCATTAACGGATTCTGGAAGAGAGGACAACAGATAG
- the LOC101247620 gene encoding thaumatin-like protein, with amino-acid sequence MRTNLHLLLFLCLSCYLSISNGTELIIVNNCKESIWPGILGTAGHETPNNGGFHLNIGQQVVIQLPNLWSGRIWGRQGCCFDVNGKGSCQTGDCSGLLNCSGAGGIPPATLVEMTLGTSNNPKHYYDVSLVDGFNIPVSMIPISGSIGCGVAACEADLNQSCPEYLALKCQGKIVGCKSACLATNSPKYCCTGEFASKNTCKPTAFSQFFKTICPRAYSYAFDESTGLKSCKASRYLITFCPPT; translated from the exons ATGAGAACTAATTTACATCTCTTGCTCTTCCTCTGTTTGTCCTGTTATCTATCTATCTCAA ATGGAACTGAATTGATAATAGTGAACAATTGCAAAGAAAGTATATGGCCAGGAATTCTTGGCACAGCAGGGCATGAAACACCAAACAATGGTGGATTTCATCTCAACATTGGTCAACAAGTTGTAATTCAACTTCCTAACTTATGGTCAGGAAGAATATGGGGTAGACAAGGTTGTTGTTTCGACGTAAATGGTAAAGGATCTTGTCAAACAGGGGATTGCTCCGGCCTACTGAATTGTTCAGGGGCCGGAGGAATCCCCCCTGCAACGCTCGTGGAAATGACATTAGGAACTTCAAACAATCCAAAACATTACTATGATGTAAGTTTAGTTGATGGATTCAATATTCCTGTTTCAATGATACCAATTAGCGGTAGCATTGGCTGCGGTGTTGCGGCTTGTGAAGCTGATTTGAATCAATCTTGTCCAGAATACTTAGCTCTTAAGTGTCAAGGCAAAATTGTGGGATGTAAAAGTGCTTGTTTAGCTACTAATTCACCAAAGTACTGTTGCACAGGGGAATTTGCTAGTAAAAACACTTGCAAACCAACCGCGTTTTCGCAGTTTTTTAAGACTATTTGCCCTAGGGCTTATAGCTATGCATTTGATGAATCTACTGGACTTAAGAGTTGTAAGGCGTCGCGGTATCTCATTACCTTTTGCCCTCCTACTTAA